The following is a genomic window from Doryrhamphus excisus isolate RoL2022-K1 chromosome 3, RoL_Dexc_1.0, whole genome shotgun sequence.
TCAGCTTCAGACCTCTGTAGAGAAGCTGACACAAGTAAGGACAAGCACCTCTTAAGCAAACGTGATTTATGCAAGTGCACTGGTGAACGGtgcatgtgttttatttggCTCCAGGAAAAGCACATTGGAGTGAGGCACAATGAAGAGTTGCTCCAGAGTTTGAAAGAACAGGCGGCCAACTCTGCTACCAAGGTCAGTATCGCAATAATAAACTTTCAAATATTGCCAAAACACGGCGAACAACTTCACATTTTCTTCAACTTTATTTcctgaaccttggttagaggctggacagtggatgagtggatgttggccacacagtcaagagattgGGGAACTGGAttcgaatctctgtgtggagtttgcatgttctccttgtgtgtgtgtgtgggggggttttctacgggtactccagtttcctctaaattatccatcggtatgaatgtgagtgtgaatgtgcgCTGcaattggctgacgaccagtccagggtataccctgcctgGGAAGttagatgggataggctccagcatagccccataaccttagtgaggataagcggtatagaaaatggatgatggatCGTTTGTGAGCATCAATACTCCGTTCCAAaaagtctgactcaaaccaaagcaaGTTTTCCaataagaaaataatgtaaaactagTGATGGCCagatgaagccccatgaggttttgaaccatttcagtcaactggttggagaatggattcatttcttgaagcttcatgtgcacacggAACCACCTGCTGGTCTTGGATACAATTACagtgtgatgcattgaatgctgatctgttttggctcttagaaatgattatgtactacaaaaataattagaaCCAAATGATTCATCTACAAAGTGcaacataaaatatacagtatatgtaaaatactgaatgttttcttgtccatcaatgccatgtatcatgtgatatggctagcttcatcatggttttatgtcCGGGAAAGTGCTTGTGTAACTAGGAAGATGTATGCTTGTGTAACTTGGACAGAATATGGgcgaataattattttttttttgaatcatGAATCATcctctgtagttttttttttttttaaacaaaacgtcaacattaatacaaactaactaaaaaaaaggggggcactggacatacacagTTTACAAGTTAGGATTTCACATTCCTTGTCATGGTGTAATTTGAGTCATTTCCTTGGTTTCTGTCTGTGAACAGTGTCCACCtcacccatttttctccacatatgtcttctatatatatgtatgtatataatatgtcTTCATATTGTAttcatcacacaaagccagtcTTCCAGTACCAGGGTTCTTGGATGAAGCCATTTGATTtaattccagggtgtaccccacctctcgccccgagacagctgggataggctccaagcacccccgcgagcctcatgaagataagcggtagaaaatgaatgaatgaatttttttcttaatttttggtTTGACCCGTTTTGAGGCTTTTTTGATCCAACATCTCCACTAtgctttagggcaggggtgggcaaactttttgactcatgggccgcattgagttaacaaaattgtgcggggggccagaacatatatttatatgtatgtatataacacacatgattttacgcttataattttaataattttaatgatttttaatatttttaaaatatttttacataatataatataacatttacatattttttaataattttaaataatttttaataattgttaataattgttaatattgtttataatttttttttataattttaaaataatttttaatatttttttgaataatttctaataatttttaataatttttaataattttaataattttacgccttgaattatttgtctaattttaattgtcatactatcagctatatgttcttgtttcctttttttcaggagcactttaaacatcagaccacatcaaactacgatttattattttttttttttactgaataagacatccgacttgaaagtcatgttgccagctggtatgttaaaagttgaaatacttaaaagcaactggcgggccggattcaaacgtttggtgggccgcatgtggcccccgggccgtagtttgcccacccctgctttagggctATCTTTTGACATCCATGTCAGCAAGGGCCTCATCCTCTGTAGTTTTTTGTGGCTGATAAAAACGAGTGATCTTTCATTTGCACAATGAACATAAGTTGTGttagtaatactgtaatatattaatactatcatgtagtactattaaccttaccatggatgggtgaaggtccagtttcatctttatGTTCGTGAAAGGCACGTTAATGCCTGAACATGGATGCggtgttattattgtacccCAACTCCTTGAAACACATAAGCACTTCACCTCTCAATGACAAACAGTGAAAATGCAAACATACCATCTCTTAATAATGTTGGATTCGGCTTCCTTATTTGGACtgatcaagtcaaaatgttccCACACAGGAGAAATGTTCCTCTTTTTAGCTGGCTCCATACCTTCTCTGTCTGAACTCCAAACTAACCAAACCCTCCAATCCATTGACAAACACTATCCATACGCTGAACTGACTGACTCTTCACCACAAAACCCACATTTTCATGTTTAAGCCTGACGGGTTTATATCGCTGAGTGACAGGCGAACATCTCAGCCAATTCTGAACCTTTTCCCTAATCCATCACATGGTCACAAACATCACAAACCAATGAATCCCTTCCAGATAACACTAAACACATTTAATAGACGATCATTATTGTTGAACATGCAGAAaaccattcaaactcaaaaTCCACGCAGAGAGGGCTGTTCATGACTTTCTAGCATGCTGCATTTCTAGCAGCTCACACTTTGTTATTCTTCAGGATGATACTTATTGTTGATGAGGGCTTCGATTGCATCCTGGCAAGATCGGCAACACGGACGTGGTCTACGAAGTTTGCAATGACTTATTTTGTGAATTCATTCGTAGTTTGTAGAATGTCGCTGTCATAGCGGCTTATTTAGAGTTTGTCGCACTCAAAAAAAGGAGACAAGCACAAATAcaacagtttattacatgtgcCATAATGCAAGCTAACCCAGATACCACCGTACATAAAATGGATGTCATTCCTAAATAGGAAAGGccacatttttgtcaaatttgagAAATTCACAGTTttaactcactttttttttttttgttttcaggtGTGTGAGCTCCAGTCGTCCCTATCGGCCTGCAGAGAAGAGCTGATGTCGCATCTGCAGCAGATGGAGGAGACAAAGAAGAGCTATGAGGATGATCTGCAGAGATCCAAAGACAAAGTAGGCAGTGTTGAAGCTTACTGACGCCGCGATCCTCTGCTTTACTTATTTACTCATTGCCTCCCATCCCCCTCCAGGTGTGTTCACTGCAGGAAAAACTCAATGGAGTCACACGGGTGGCCGACAGCTCCAGTGATCAAAACCTGCAGCTTCAACTTTCTCTGCAGCAGCTGCAGACGATGCTGACCGAGAGCACGGCCCGTATCGCTGAACTGGAGGACAGCCAGAGTCAGCTGCAACAACAGGTGAATGCAATGTTTCTATTTTACGGACTGTTTTACTGCTAATTATCTTGTTTGCTCAATTGTCCAACTCAAtccaaatgaagtaaaaaaaaagggggaaaagggAGTGGAGCTCCAGCTGAGGCCTGCAGACAGCCGCAACAAATGCAGCCATATTTTGGCGCGAGTTGTGGGTATGGCTGTGAAGGCGTGGGATGAGAGAAGGGATGCGTGTGCGTacgtgcatgtgcatgtgagtGTCCTtggttgcatgtgtgtgtaggcCGGCCTGAAGAAGTTTACCCAATCTCGGAGCCTCAAGTCCACTTTATAtcatgtaaatcaggggtgctcattaagtcgatcgcgatctaccggtcgatcgcggaggtggtactggtcgatcgctggtcgatcacagcgtgacattaaaaaaatatcatcctagcatcaatgccgtcacttgattgatatacagggcagccattcagatgacaactgaatgttgcccttcgggcgaccaatcaaatcaaacaacgtctctaagtgcagcagaacttacgatgtcagcctatcatccatccccgttacttgattgacatacaggacaaccaatcagatgacaactgaattttgacctttaggtcaccgctcatgcgtaaacaacgatgcaaagtgctaagctagtcggcgaattgcgagattttaagccctcgctaaagtttatggtcactaaaatgagtgaaggagctggaccaagtaaaaaggcaaaacctggaccaagtaaaaaggcaaaaaacatatcacttccatacggatatggaatattatacggatattgtgatacggatattatccatgactgataaacatttggaagtgtgcttgaggctggctatcagcagctactgtccggactatgcatccctggctggttcaattcagtgcaagtcatcaaagtaaactcaggtaattacaaaaaatgttaatagttaattatgtgtgttttgcaatattggctcatttggttatgtaaggtacatcaacatacattgtacgtacaaataatcctcaatacatttgaaaataaatagatgttttgcatttttgtagtgggtagatcattttgactcggtcattttaaaagtagcttgcatgctgaaaaagtgtgagcacccctgatgtaaattgTCACTGGTGTTctgcaaaaaaatttggagataaAAAGCACAAATGGGCAGCCCAACCACCCCCCTAAAACACTTTTGCCCAGTTATTTGAGGTCTCACTAGCAAACTGACACGATGGCGATTGCTGGCAGGGGAAAAGCAGTTTGATCTTGTGATGGCAAAAATAGCTCGGCAGCATTtagtttgtggtaaaacttgATGTTCCTTTTTAAAGAAGACAACGAGGTGCATTCTGTGAGCTGAGCTAAACAGTGGACTTAGCACAAACATTCTGCTCTGGCTAACAAATCAAATTGACGTCAAGTACGCATTTTAATACAATGTCTGAATAAGATCGGATTCATTTCATTGCTTTAACTTCACAACAACAGGAAAAGTCGACATTGTGGAGACTCACTCACTTTCTGGCTATGTGTTTGTTTCCCCGGGGCAACCTATTTTACACCATCCTCTTATGTGAGCAGTGCTACAAGTCTTGTACAAAATTTAACGCATTCCAAAACAATAACCACATGATGTTATCACACAGACGAGTTCAGATGGGATTTGTTTGTTACTTCATGAGCATCTTGTTAGCTTATTGATCACTCAGAGgtagaaaacagcaaaataaagtGTTTCTTAATGATgcttaaaatgttatttcaatTGCATTTTGAGCTCATCGCATAcagagctcttatcaaatgtactagtgccaccttgtggtcgttttATATGGCTTATAAGCTGCTCTAAACGTGACATCCGCAAGTGtgcagttgcgtcatcacctctttttgctcAAATATATAGAAATACGTCTTTGGCATCGGGCGTTCAGGATTTTACAAAGGTATACATACATCATTGGTATCGAAAGAGTTCATTGCCACAGTTTGCTTGCAactggaagctaacaagctaaatattTGATGAGAGCTGTCATTGCTCACATCGTTGACGTCACATCATGTactcattttattttgtcaatattaATCATTTTTGAATATACTGTAGGTGTCCACTTTGGAGCAGCAGCTGGCGCGAGCTCGGGTGTCTCTACAAGATGAGGTGAGGAACAGACATGAAGAGACCGAGGAGAGAGATAAGTACTTGGATGACATCAAGCAGAAGAACACTCAACTGTCTGAGACTCTCGAGTAAGTCCCATCACACACATCCACCTTAATACGAAATCATGTCTGCAAGTTGTTTTCTACTTCTCCATCATGCACAGCCGTTATTTAATAGCATTTATGTAAGACGTTTTTGTATGACAGACACTGTTCTTGTTAAGTTTGATTTTCAGCAAAGATAATCAAACACTTTCACTAGGTCTTATGATTACACCACACTGTAGGCGTGGCACGCCTGTCTTAGTCCGCCCCCCTTAGCCATCAGCAAGTACATATAAATCAGCATACAGCTGTGTTGGAGCTATTTCCTTCTGCTGGATGGGGCTAGTTATATACCTCAAAGGGCATTTTTGTTGAGTCTTACTCTTTCATAAGCTTCGCTTTTTCTCTGTAAGTCAACAATGGGAGCTGTGCTCATGTTAAGGTGAGGAAAATATTACCATGTGTTAAATATGTCGTGTAGAATCAGCGTTTTTTTATAAGAATCACATTTTTCCTTCACATCTGCAGCCAGGTGAAATCAGACACGAGAAGCTTCCAAGCAGAGCTCAGGTCTAAAGAGTCTGAGCTGCACCATCTGCAGAAGGAAGTCGCCATCAAGACGTCTCAGATCAGCAACATGGACAAGAGCCTGCAGCACGCAAGGAGCCAGCTTGAAAACAAGAATGACTTGGGTAAGCAAAATAGTGACAGTTTGACACAAACAGTTGGGCTGCGTCGCACGTTTACGCTCAAATTTGGGTCCCTCTCTTTGTCCGCCCCAGTGGCTGACCTGGAGGAGAAGCTCCATCGCTGCGAGGCCGACAAGCAGAACTGTGTCAAAAAGGTCCAGCTCCTCGAGGGCCAGCTGCAGACGGTGCACGGAGAGTTGGCTGAGACGCTAGCGCAGCTGCATTTGCTCAAAGATGTCCTGCAGAGAACACAAACTATGGCTGATGAGCGGCAAGTGGAAGTAGAAAAACTGAGCATACGTCTTAGGTGAGGCTACACTCCCTTGTGAGCTCTTCTTTTGGGTGGTGGATCGTGACTTTATTTGTGCCTTCTGTGAAACAATGCCAACATTGtaattcaaaatatgtttttacttCAAACATAATGGCAATTTTATACATGTACTTGTAATATTAATGGTGTCATATGCATATCTGTATATTATGTAATCTTTACCATTTTGAAGTGAAAAGGTTCTTTATTTCCTTATGATAACTGTCAATTTCATGGTACACTCTGGTTGTGATGTCATTTGGACATAAAGCTGTTGTGCAACATGCTGCCTGCAGCTACAGTACACTAAGCACTTAAGGGAACATACTGCACACTAACAGCATAAAGAGTCTACTGTGTGACTACAAGGCTTCAGTTCTTTGGTCTTTACTCACTTGTGATGTTTGCTCAAGTGTTACTGTCCCCCAGTGCCATAGGAAATGATTACGCAATAATAATGAATCACATAATTATCGGTGTCGATggatatcggcccgatatcagcataaaaatgtgacatcGGATTTTGAAAACTGATATTAAAGTCTGTATCCAACACATACgtgatatgtcatgttacacatcaATATCTGCTGATATTGGTTTCAGAAGTTgaaagttggacaatatcggtttttaacataaaagccaATATttgacatccctaataataataataaattatcatATATCAATTAATGTTCTTCCACTGGAATGGCAGTAGGTGTGTTTAGCCACCATTCGTACAACAAAATAAGTAATAGTAGCTTGGTGGTTTTtctaatgtaaaatatgtgtaccGGTTCGATAAAtatcacaataataaatgatatgCCAGGTCCCAATAGACAAAAACAACCTTGTTCCTTTTATTCTATCCACAAATTCATGCTATAACAtttcaaacaaacacatttaactTTGTGTGTTCACAGTGAGACCCAGAGGGATTTGGAGGAAAGAACTCATGAGGTTTTAGACCTGGACACTGCACTGAAGGAAAGACAGGGGGAGCTCCAGCAAAGAGCAAATCTGGTACCACACTAACATATCTTTAGGTTTCATTTGTACACACTCAACTCTGCGTCTGCTCCTAAGCTGGCCCAGCTGGATGTGGTCATCCGGGAGCACAAGCAGGAGATGGAGAGGAAGGTGGAGTCTCTGCAACAGAGCGTGGAGGCCAAAGAGAAAGAACTTAGAGAAGCGCGACAAGAGCTCGTGGACAGAAAGGTCAGAAGTTGAATAAGAACACTAGAGAACAAGATGTCCCAAGATGTGTTTAAGACATTCAGTACTGTACATTGAAGAGTGAATCTTATTTTTAATAGTAACAGTGATTATAAGTACTAAGGCGTGTCAGAAATATTACAGACCTTCCGTTTGTATTCGAAACCACCAATGGAAAATGACCATAGTTTGTTCTAAAATAGAGACCATTGGACAGAATAAAGCTTTATTGCCATGTCTAAAAATGTCACCTGTGGCTCATGGCACAAATAGAATTTATGTCAATGTAGCTCTAATTTAGTGACTTTTGATGCAATCAATTGAGAAGAAACCACTGACCATTGTACTTGGTGGATGTCATCATTCTGTCATGTTGGCAGGATGTACACTACAGTTGGCTAATGTGCTGCCATCTGCTGTCTAATCCTAGTAATAACACATACATTAGTAGTCAGAATTACCAGCATTGGGCgagtgcaggccacacagctaggagacccgggttcaattccccactTGTTTGCacgagtttacatgttctctccgtgtatgcgtgggtactccggtttcctcccacattccaaaaacatgctaggttaattggccactccaaattgtccataggtatgaatgtgagtgtgaatggttgtttgtctatatgtgggaTCTAtgtctgggattggctggccaccagtccagggtgtaccccgcctctcgcccaaagacagctgggataggctctgcgacccttgtgaggataagcggttttgaaaacagatggatgacCAAGCATTGAGATTTTTTGTTAGGCAGCagcccttgaatgcaccataattGCTGTGAAACACACAAGTAAACAGCTATAATAGAggtgcccaaagtgtggcccaggggccttTTATGAcccacggctgtttttttttaatttttattttattggccattagcactttctaaaaaatatgataaagaaGAAAACTAAACCCAAAAAtgatattgcaaatgttgacctgaAATCAAACAGCATCGACATGAAGCCAccaggagggtttggaggggTAGGAGCAACTCGTACTGAATGTCCTGTTCATCATTGATAAAATGCTGCTGTTTGTCAACAGAAACTTGAGACGTTACTACATGATTCTCAGTGTCAGCGTGACGCTCTCACCACAGAAGTGGACGCCTTCAAGCTGCAAGAAAAGGAGATGGTACAAACGATAATCCGCTTGTATAGCTTTATAGCTGCCGTCTGGAGCATAGTATATGTTGGTGCCtcatgtgtgtgtacctgtgtagGATGTGAGGCTGCGTCATGCAGAGGAGGAGCTGGCTCTGAAGGAGGCGCGCTGGCAGCAGTCGGAGGCCAAGTTCCAGGACATGGTCACTTCTTTAGAGCAAGAGTTGGAACTGGAGCAGGACCAGCACAATAGAGAGGTACACTAGTCCAATTTGTTATCTCCGCCAAGCACAATGCGTGTTAGAATAATAACGtaagcattgttagcatgctaacattagcatagtagtgtttatattcattttcataggtagacactattatgctaggtattagcatggtaacattagcatgttagctttgctaACAGGCCAATAGTAtgttggcatagtagcatttttagctgttttcatcaATCGACACTTATTAAACACTTGGCACTATCATGCTCTgggttagcatgtcaacattagcTAGTATCATTTTTTGAAACCATTTTCTTTATACTCTAATTtgtattatgctaggtgttaacatgctaacatgagcatacaagcatttttgtttagattttcaTGGATATGAACTTAAGGAGatcatgctgggtgttagcatgctaacattgcatgttagcatactaacattattttaaagaaTTATTTGCtttcaaacattttaaataacatcacatttttagcattttcagtgGTAGGCACATGGACAGATACTTACCATTGCTAACGTTCGTGTGTTAGCACTGTTAGCATTCTTTAAATGGTTCAAACCCTTCCATGGTATGTTTTGGTAGTCAAGGAATCTAAACGTGGATAAGATAAATGTAGTAATAATATTTACACCAAtgataataaacacaatatgaACTGAACGCTTGACAGTATGAAAACTGTATGTTTGTACAGAAGTGAAATGTTTGAAGCTGGTTTGAACACCGTTAATGTGATGACGTGCTTAGTTCCTGATTCATCCTGTTGCTATGCAATATGAACCAATCCTTGTTTATTTCTGTCTGCTTTCATTACctcttttttcaattttattcatgtcctttcatttttttcatttcgaTTACCACGAACTTCCCCGCACAGCCACAAACATGTCTTTTTCACAGACTTTGGCTGGAGTTTGGATATTCTCACACTATAAGGTGCTTTAAATTTAGATTTGGGAAATCACATGGTTGCAGAAGAAAAGGAATAGCATATATTAAAAAACTAAGAATATAAGAtattttcaaataatgagtAAACATGTAAGTAAATTTGGACAAAAATACAGGTcaggaagtaaaatacaaatgcacaaataacaatacaattcatattgtaataaattgtaacaaattgtaaaaaaaatgtaataaatgacatcaattcaatttaattgtTAATGAATCTGCATTGCGTTTTTTCCTCGTCAGCTGGAGTCCCTCCAGCGGAACCGAGGTCACCTCCTCAAGGTGTCCACCACCATGCGCTCCTCCCAGGAACAGCTCACCTCTAAACTCCAGCAGTGTCAAGCCCAGCTGGAGCAAACTAAGAGTGAGCTGGACCGCACCGCGGCCCACGCCAGTCATCTGCAGAGCCAGTTAGAACAGAGCCAGCACCGTTTCCTTCAGACTGAGACCCAGCTGGAGGAAAGCAGGGTTTTGTACAAGCGGGTTAAAGCTCAGAACACTCAGCTTCAAGTCCAGCTGGAGCACCTCAGTGCTCAGTTACAGCAAACCAGAGTCCAATGGGGTCAGCTTGAGTCCTCCATGGAGACCTCCAATAAGTCCCTGCTCATCAAGGTAATGCTCTTTAACTCTCTAACTCATTTCCAGTGCTGGAATCTCATATGTATTCTTCTCACTGCAGGATCCTGAGGTGATCCATCTCCAGGCTGGAGTCTCCAGTCAGGAGCGAGCAGCGGAATGTCAGAATCCAGCTGTGTACGACGGGACGAGCCCCCTGCCTTCTCTCTGTAAATTCGTTCACTCCCCTCCTGCTCAGCACTCCTCCACTGTCCACTCACCCTCACGTGCTCACAGGACTCCCCccaaaagcaaaaacacaagCTCACCCCCGGACGACGCCGGcctgcagctgctgctgcaAAGCTGTAGCAATGACACGTCCTTGGATCTCCCACCTAGCCTGAAGGCCACACTGAGGGAGGCGCAGTCGTGGGGGGGGTCCTACTCGGACACAATAGACCACAGCTGGCACGGCCTCAGCAGCACCGAGCCCGCGTCAAGCTGCGAGCGCTCCTTCGACCCTCACACCTACATGGTGGCTGACACGAGCACAGAGCACACCATGATACAGGAGGGAGGCCACGATGTCACTCCGGGTGCGGACGCCAGCTCTTTGACAGGAATGCTGAGGTTTGTCAAGCAGACGTTAGCCAATCAAGAAGATCCATCCTTGTGGAGTTCTGAGGCGTCCTCGCAGAGTGGATGCAGCCTCCAGGTAACACTCAATCTCAGGTAACGTTTACATAGAATTCACCGTTGGATTGTTCCCCTGCTAATTGTGAAGCCAATTTTAGATTataattttggtttattttgacGTACACGGGAGTTCAATTTGTGCAGCTGAAGGACGGAGAGGAAAGTTATTGTTATTGACTACAGATGAGCTAGTATATAAAAGTTATAGCACACACTATCGcacattgataaaaaaaataaaaacccaaaaacaacaaacactgaccaaagtgctgaaaattaGTACAGGACAACAGAACTAAGAATACAGGGCTCAAAAAATAGACTAGATCAGAAAACCATGTGAGAAcataataaaatgtgaaaagagtaaaatacagtaaacctcggatatatcggattcaattgttcccactggttttgtccgatgtaagcgaaatccgttatatgcgtataccggaaaatgtccgatttacgcatatatcggatttatatccgatatatgcgtaaatgggattttatccgttctaaaaaggcacttccttgactatgtttccaatgtacctggactgggcaatgaaaagagacgtaaggtaatgagaattgaactttactggactctgagcataacaaattgttaattaagctaggccctgttacgcccgtcaggcctacgttatttccaatagtgaggttaagatctcattcactgctgtgctagtattattgacgtcactcacttttttatatttgtcctaaatctggagccaggagaaagacaatagccagtgacatcaacaagattagcataacgatgcggccatccgatatatgccagggaaatttcatggaaatgcattggaacgggactggagattttgtccgaaataggcgaaatccgttataaaaaatccgatatatgcaatgaatttttattggaaatgcattagagaaaaatcggttcttttttatctgtccgttgtgagcgaatttccgatatatccgaggtttactgtagcatcaACCTC
Proteins encoded in this region:
- the ccdc18 gene encoding coiled-coil domain-containing protein 18 — protein: MESVSARRKMRKMGSVRQENASLTMQDIQLISDLDATPYELLSSNSQACLRCSRVGPAHKEAVLNEQICHLQAEVETKAKELKAAELRAERCQEEAAHSDIMVVNLTEKLGSVREELANKTALSKRAEQQRNQALENAEKLKEAFNEYKATIAITFQKVMENENKLKTSLTECDGEKEELEIKCAVLEREKAGHCETISQLKEEVRHTKTLAAEHSALQAQLEDAGRRSSDLRRQLIERSAECKELVSLRKELEDLRTLTKNQEQCLALSHKAAQQSQAETVSLEAIISLLHLREDGVGPLCVRPCMLPPVDYPRSTDMLKLKPGEGYRQLLQVLQVKEVERAKQSSLVERLKERASRAQEEISSLQAQRASHSQNLQAEMMDKANQALATEKELKRKGARIAALENQLQEKTSSYSQAALKNTDLEKQLQEKTSTLQHYQSLMSKKQREYQQSLEKAKQSHTQQCTEQQHRIDMLQLSVDQAHSRVLNMEQELRSLQRERDEAQAAAFQLQTSVEKLTQEKHIGVRHNEELLQSLKEQAANSATKVCELQSSLSACREELMSHLQQMEETKKSYEDDLQRSKDKVCSLQEKLNGVTRVADSSSDQNLQLQLSLQQLQTMLTESTARIAELEDSQSQLQQQVSTLEQQLARARVSLQDEVRNRHEETEERDKYLDDIKQKNTQLSETLDQVKSDTRSFQAELRSKESELHHLQKEVAIKTSQISNMDKSLQHARSQLENKNDLVADLEEKLHRCEADKQNCVKKVQLLEGQLQTVHGELAETLAQLHLLKDVLQRTQTMADERQVEVEKLSIRLSETQRDLEERTHEVLDLDTALKERQGELQQRANLLAQLDVVIREHKQEMERKVESLQQSVEAKEKELREARQELVDRKKLETLLHDSQCQRDALTTEVDAFKLQEKEMDVRLRHAEEELALKEARWQQSEAKFQDMVTSLEQELELEQDQHNRELESLQRNRGHLLKVSTTMRSSQEQLTSKLQQCQAQLEQTKSELDRTAAHASHLQSQLEQSQHRFLQTETQLEESRVLYKRVKAQNTQLQVQLEHLSAQLQQTRVQWGQLESSMETSNKSLLIKDPEVIHLQAGVSSQERAAECQNPAVYDGTSPLPSLCKFVHSPPAQHSSTVHSPSRAHRTPPKSKNTSSPPDDAGLQLLLQSCSNDTSLDLPPSLKATLREAQSWGGSYSDTIDHSWHGLSSTEPASSCERSFDPHTYMVADTSTEHTMIQEGGHDVTPGADASSLTGMLRFVKQTLANQEDPSLWSSEASSQSGCSLQTKQEPLHTI